One window of the Plasmodium vivax chromosome 2, whole genome shotgun sequence genome contains the following:
- a CDS encoding variable surface protein Vir, putative (encoded by transcript PVX_096985A), producing the protein MANWPNYSKNHNLDKNYATNYKLICEQLSSVAGANKLDKELCPTFFGFLENINRRGEDLFKNHDIWSDFIEWSYKKQTDLNVFTNWNLEKFVSSIEYLINKNVTPILGNAEVLNKSNERLRNVMKLHYLLENIGDIKTLIDANHDDKYPSYCHFINDCLDIYKVYSSEVCSAHWPAETRPNNICNLFKEFEDKYASVLYPAIEYRKILIEKYGEGIFGHRLQCKVHQREYGSRPIESFFAKPKPGVISSFNNYLTISFSVLGSLMFFFILYKLTPIKSLFGSEKEERRRRWRNSLADHRGPYGANYREQFGSEFGTDFGSESISDFTTESGTDYGSESVSDFRTESGTDYGSESVSDFRTESGTLYGGRQGSSYGGDSEDDRSSRMS; encoded by the exons ATGGCAAATTGGCCTAATTATAGTAAAAACCATAATTTAGATAAAAACTATGCAACTAATTACAAATTAATATGTGAACAACTGAGTAGTGTAGCAGGAGCTAATAAACTTGATAAAGAACTTTGTCCCactttttttggttttttggaaaatattaatCGTAGGGGTGaagatttatttaaaaatcatGACATATGGTCTGATTTTATCGAGTGGTCATATAAAAAGCAGACAGACCTGAACGTATTTACAAATTggaatttggaaaaatttgtTAGCTCAATtgaatatttaattaataaaaatgttacaccAATCCTTGGAAATGCAGAAGTTTTAAATAAGAGCAATGAGAGATTAAGAAACGTAATGAAATTGCATTATTTATTGGAAAATATTGGAGATATTAAAACCCTAATTGATGCTAATCATGATGATAAGTATCCATCATATTGCCATTTCATTAACGATTGTcttgatatatataaagtttaCAGCTCGGAAGTTTGTTCTGCTCACTGGCCAGCAGAAACTAGACCCAATAACATATGTAATTTATTCAAAGAATTTGAAGATAAATATGCGAGTGTGTTGTACCCTGCTATTGAATATAGGAAGATTCTTATCGAAAAATATGGAGAGGGTATCTTTGGACATAGGCTCCAGTGCAAGGTGCATCAAAGGGAGTATGGTAGTCGCCCTATTGAAAGTTTTTTCGCGAAACCCAAGCCAGGAGTTATATCATCATTTAACAATTATTTGAcgatttccttttctgtgttGGGATCGcttatgtttttcttcattttgtataag TTAACTCCTATTAAATCACTGTTCGGTTccgagaaggaagaaaggagaagaaggtggAGAAACTCGCTAGCTGACCACAGAGGACCATACGGAGCTAACTACAGAGAGCAATTCGGCAGCGAATTTGGAACTGATTTTGGAAGTGAAAGCATAAGTGATTTCACAACTGAAAGTGGAACTGATTATGGAAGTGAGAGCGTAAGTGATTTCAGAACCGAAAGTGGAACTGATTACGGAAGTGAAAGCGTAAGTGATTTTAGAACTGAAAGCGGAACATTATATGGAGGACGACAGGGGTCTTCCTATGGCGGCGATTCCGAGGATGATAGGTCCTCACGCATGTCTTAG
- a CDS encoding tryptophan-rich antigen (Pv-fam-a) (encoded by transcript PVX_096995A), with amino-acid sequence MDQFRSLQHYITDPNLVAVLKQKAQDQIMASMNISFAFKALCFAVLFFYVGALYVKSNQPKTETVTSRSNPHQAIEYANQGPSRDKVEEWKRNAWTDWMVQLDDDWKDFNAQIEEEKKAWIEEKEGDWVILLKHLQNKWLHFNPNLDAEYQTDMLAKSETWDERQWKMWISTEGKQLLEMDLKKWFTNNEMIYCKWTMDEWNEWKNEKIKEWVTSEWKESEDQYWSKYDDATIQTLTVAERNQWFKWKERIYREGIEWKNWIAIKESKFVNANWNSWSEWKNEKRLEFNDWIEAFVEKWIRQKQWLIWTDERKNFANRQKAAPGGVAAAPGVFAPRPAFGAPSGFAPRPGFAAPSQPPRYSFAAASGYVAPSATSEAAPATSEAPASAEATTALSSETTTPVNPEETAASPEAATPVNPEETAASSETTTVNPEATPVNPEAPVAEPEKKEEEPAAEPLLAIEPAQTEPAALEAAPSTSA; translated from the exons ATGGACCAATTCAGATCGCTGCAGCACTACATCACGGACCCCAACCTCGTGGCCGTTCTGAAGCAAAAGGCGCAGGACCAAATTATGGCCTCGATGAACATATCCTTCGCCTTCAAAGCGCTGTGTTTCGCCGTGCTCTTCTTCTACGTGGGAGCGCTCTACGTGAAGAGCAACCAGCCG aaAACCGAAACGGTGACCTCCAGGTCGAACCCCCACCAAGCCATCGAGTACGCAAACCAGGGTCCCTCGAGAGACAAAGTAGaagaatggaaaaggaaCGCATGGACCGATTGGATGGTCCAGTTAGACGACGACTGGAAGGATTTCAATGCCCAAATtgaagaagagaagaaggCATGGattgaagaaaaggaaggagaCTGGGTAATTCTCCTGAAACATCTACAGAACAAGTGGCTACACTTTAACCCCAATTTAGATGCAGAATACCAAACAGATATGCTAGCCAAATCAGAGACTTGGGATGAGAGGCAGTGGAAGATGTGGATTTCTACAGAAGGAAAACAGCTTCTAGAAATGGACCTCAAAAAGTGGTTCACCAATAACGAAATGATTTATTGCAAGTGGACCATGGATGAATGGaatgaatggaaaaatgaaaaaattaaagaatggGTCACTAGTGAGTGGAAAGAAAGTGAAGACCAATACTGGTCTAAGTATGATGATGCCACCATACAAACCCTAACCGTTGCGGAAAGGAACCAATGGtttaaatggaaagaaagaatCTACAGGGAAGGTAttgaatggaaaaattggatCGCCATTAAGGAGAGCAAATTTGTTAATGCCAACTGGAATAGCTGGTCCGAATGGAAAAACGAGAAACGCTTAGAATTTAATGATTGGATCGAAGCTTTCGTTGAAAAATGGATTAGACAGAAACAGTGGCTCATCTGGACTGATGAGAGAAAAAACTTCGCCAATAGACAGAAGGCCGCCCCCGGAGGAGTAGCAGCTGCCCCCGGTGTATTTGCCCCACGCCCCGCATTTGGCGCCCCAAGTGGATTTGCCCCTCGCCCCGGATTTGCTGCTCCAAGTCAACCCCCCCGCTACTCATTTGCCGCGGCAAGCGGATATGTCGCCCCATCCGCTACTTCGGAGGCAGCGCCCGCCACTTCGGAAGCACCCGCCAGCGCAGAAGCAACTACCGCTCTCAGCTCAGAAACAACCACCCCTGTCAACCCAGAAGAAACCGCCGCCAGCCCAGAAGCAGCCACCCCTGTCAACCCAGAAGAGACCGCTGCCAGCTCAGAAACAACCACCGTCAACCCCGAAGCAACCCCCGTCAACCCCGAAGCACCCGTCGCCGAACccgaaaagaaagaagaggAACCCGCCGCCGAGCCCCTGTTGGCCATAGAACCAGCGCAGACCGAACCAGCCGCTTTGGAAGCCGCACCCTCCACCTCCGCTTAG
- a CDS encoding Pv-fam-d protein (encoded by transcript PVX_096990A) translates to MNMLARPIITLAALLLAENWRYADQNAASLASPHSRMLKGESQVIDKRRREPADEKFSIDFAGDQLFTSVKNWYDEYNVEDGSANVTFGSIEKNMDSFADEYKKFTTDDFKEIKNKKEFKKIYDSYSEEENHDGRDRAGNRRNPRRVHRRGEGRQDYDREDYDREDDERQDYDREDDERQDYDREDDDRKNYDRKNYDREDDDRKDYDRKNYDRQDEDDDYDQRRRRYPSRRGANERRGDNSAYYRDEKKNQSYYDRDEKKSQSYYDRDDKKSPSYYDRDEKKNQSYYDRDDKKNQSYYDRDDKKSPSYYDRDDKKNQSYYDRDGKKNQSYYDLYDQKKSQSSYYDREEDEERYTKRTREAVKGDNVRNRMEELKNMNSYEAQMCANRSSDMLQRGNNFQTGNNFQRGNNFQKDNMPIPQQRRQSFGDTASQYSNKKKSSNPIKNFFQRIDRKVEKELLRSMYPQITGDNNHSQKNKSFSGKLKSAFSRFKIFTPVLGIVISAIIMTAEGYEFAPLFFAIAIIIIIYLTFKLRKVNKMIEAAYEDEEDEDEPAPKGLPNSAAMGRGLPNSAAMMRGIPNGGAPMMRGGMPNGGVTVIRPMTNGGIPVMRPMTNGAPMARPMANGASPMMRPMPNGQGNSWAPESNNRRRY, encoded by the exons atgaacatgctAGCGCGCCCCATCATAACCCTGGCGGCCCTCCTCCTCGCCGAGAACTGGCGCTACGCCGACCAAAAT GCCGCCTCCCTCGCCTCCCCCCACAGCAGAATGCTAAAAGGAGAGTCGCAAGTGATTGATAAACGCAGACGCGAACCAGCGGATGAAAAATTTTCCATCGATTTCGCAGGAGATCAACTCTTCACCAGCGTCAAAAACTGGTATGACGAATACAACGTCGAAGACGGATCCGCCAACGTCACTTTCGGCAGcatcgaaaaaaatatggactCATTTGCCGacgaatataaaaaatttaccacCGATGATTTTAaagagataaaaaataaaaaggagtttaaaaaaatatacgacTCCTATAGTGAAGAAGAGAACCACGATGGCCGCGACCGGGCGGGCAACCGCAGGAACCCCCGAAGGGTTCACCGCAGGGGTGAAGGCCGTCAGGATTACGACCGTGAGGATTACGACCGTGAGGATGACGAACGTCAGGATTACGACCGTGAGGATGACGAACGTCAGGATTACGACCGTGAGGATGACGACCGTAAAAATTACGACCGTAAAAATTACGACCGTGAGGATGACGACCGTAAGGATTACGACCGTAAAAATTACGATCGTCAGGATGAAGACGACGACTACGATCAGAGGAGGAGACGCTACCCCTCTCGCCGCGGCGCCAACGAAAGGAGAGGAGACAACTCTGCCTACTACCGCGACGAGAAGAAGAACCAGTCCTACTACGACAGGGATGAGAAGAAGAGCCAGTCCTACTACGACAGAGACGATAAGAAGTCCCCATCTTACTACGACAGGGATGAGAAGAAGAACCAATCCTACTACGACCGAGACGATAAGAAGAACCAATCATATTACGATAGGGATGATAAGAAATCCCCATCTTACTACGACCGAGACGATAAGAAGAACCAATCCTACTACGATAGGGATGGGAAGAAGAACCAATCCTACTACGACCTATATGACCAGAAGAAGTCCCAGTCCTCCTACTACGACcgagaggaagacgaagagaGATATACCAAGCGAACCAGAGAAGCCGTAAAGGGAGATAACGTCAGAAACAGAATGGAAGAGCTAAAGAACATGAATAGCTACGAAGCGCAGATGTGCGCAAATCGCTCCTCCGATATGCTCCAAAGAGGAAACAACTTCCAAACAGGAAACAacttccaaaggggaaacaatTTCCAAAAGGATAATATGCCAATTCCTCAACAGAGGAGACAGTCATTTGGAGACACTGCAAGTCAATAcagcaataaaaaaaaatcgtccaACCCGATAAAAAACTTCTTCCAAAGAATCGACAGGAAAGTCGAAAAGGAGTTGCTTCGCTCTATGTACCCTCAGATAACTGGCGATAATAATCActcccaaaaaaataaatccttctctggaaaattaaaaagtgctTTCTCCaggttcaaaattttcactCCAGTTTTAGGTATCGTTATATCTGCAATAATAATGACGGCGGAAGGTTATGAGTttgcccctctttttttcgccattgccattatcataataatttaccTCACATTTAAGTTACGCAAAGTTAACAAGATGATTGAGGCTGCCTATGAAGATGAGGAAGACGAGGATGAACCCGCACCGAAGGGACTTCCAAACAGTGCCGCCATGGGGAGGGGACTTCCAAACAGCGCCGCCATGATGAGGGGAATTCCAAACGGTGGTGCCCCAATGATGAGAGGCGGCATGCCAAACGGTGGTGTCACTGTGATAAGACCCATGACAAACGGCGGCATCCCTGTGATGAGGCCCATGACCAACGGTGCTCCAATGGCGAGACCCATGGCCAACGGTGCTTCCCCTATGATGAGACCCATGCCAAACGGACAAGGAAATTCATGGGCCCCAGAAAGTAACAACCGAAGAAGATACTAA